From one Sphingobacteriales bacterium genomic stretch:
- a CDS encoding AarF/ABC1/UbiB kinase family protein, translating to METAEVEETVDLHPQDEDANRVFEKYIEHKPSSLFIRFLITQRHFSGLILGGGYAYLRHRKASKAKFNLFIDIFFRILLWLHWPILKKKLIRQPFSVQLRRRLEMLGATYIKLGQIMSLREDMLPKDITDELKKLLDTLPAISYDRFVELVEEQIGQPIHRVFSEVKQNPLGSASIAQTHRATLRTGEEVVLKLIKPGTRELIQTDSKIIKVMGSFLELFIPQLQPKNMFTEFCDYTNREVDFRLEADNAEEFSSNFIKHPEIHFPVIYREYSTSDLICMQFIRGIKPDVRAYERYSEEDRAKIVDYGAYAIIQMLYHDGFFHADLHPGNLMIMDGPNGPQVGFIDLGMVGRFEENTRKTMLYYFNSLVTGDPLGAARYLTLLARPGKGSDIEGFRRAFTTVGNKWLKSPNFKEFSLARLILESVALGSKYRLYYPLELVLMVKAIITYEGVGNVIMPGFDIQKVSKKHIRKMLLGEVNPVDLFKAQLQNAPEFMDIISRSPLVLSEAFKRFENGLVEKKKPLTQGVQNTIFGGCCVIGGSILAAAGLDWMVFTPLLVLGFILALKS from the coding sequence ATGGAAACAGCAGAAGTTGAAGAAACGGTAGATCTTCATCCGCAGGACGAAGATGCAAATCGAGTATTTGAGAAATATATTGAACACAAACCCAGCTCCCTTTTTATTCGGTTCTTGATAACACAACGCCATTTCTCCGGATTAATACTGGGAGGCGGTTATGCCTATCTTCGGCACCGGAAAGCAAGCAAAGCGAAATTCAACCTGTTTATTGACATTTTCTTTCGCATCTTATTATGGCTCCATTGGCCCATCCTCAAGAAAAAATTAATCCGACAACCATTTTCTGTTCAGCTCAGAAGACGCCTGGAAATGTTAGGTGCCACCTATATCAAGCTTGGACAAATCATGAGTCTCAGGGAAGATATGCTTCCGAAAGATATCACGGATGAGTTAAAAAAACTATTGGACACCCTGCCGGCTATCAGCTACGACCGGTTTGTGGAACTGGTAGAAGAACAAATAGGACAACCTATTCATCGTGTTTTCTCTGAGGTCAAACAGAATCCGTTAGGCTCCGCCTCTATCGCTCAAACACACCGGGCAACACTCCGAACCGGCGAAGAAGTGGTCTTAAAACTCATCAAACCCGGAACCCGCGAGCTTATACAGACAGACAGCAAGATCATAAAGGTGATGGGAAGTTTCCTAGAACTGTTCATTCCGCAGCTGCAGCCAAAGAATATGTTTACGGAGTTCTGCGATTATACCAATCGTGAAGTAGACTTCAGGTTAGAAGCGGATAATGCAGAAGAGTTCAGCTCCAATTTTATAAAACACCCTGAAATTCATTTTCCAGTTATATACAGAGAATACTCCACCAGCGATTTGATTTGTATGCAGTTTATCCGAGGAATCAAACCCGATGTACGCGCCTATGAACGTTATTCCGAAGAAGACAGAGCAAAAATCGTGGACTACGGCGCCTATGCCATCATTCAGATGCTGTATCACGACGGGTTCTTCCACGCCGATTTACATCCCGGCAATTTAATGATCATGGATGGCCCGAACGGACCACAAGTGGGGTTTATTGATTTAGGCATGGTGGGCAGGTTTGAGGAAAACACCCGGAAAACGATGTTGTATTATTTCAACAGTTTGGTTACCGGAGACCCACTTGGTGCTGCACGATACCTGACTTTACTTGCACGTCCGGGAAAGGGCAGCGATATAGAAGGATTCCGCAGGGCCTTTACCACCGTTGGTAACAAGTGGCTGAAGTCCCCGAATTTCAAAGAGTTTTCTCTGGCACGACTCATACTGGAGTCCGTGGCATTAGGCTCTAAATACCGACTGTACTATCCGTTAGAGTTGGTATTAATGGTAAAGGCCATCATCACCTATGAGGGAGTCGGCAATGTCATTATGCCCGGATTTGACATTCAGAAAGTCAGCAAGAAACACATCCGGAAGATGTTGCTGGGTGAAGTAAATCCGGTTGACCTATTCAAGGCGCAACTGCAGAATGCACCGGAGTTCATGGATATCATCTCCCGTTCCCCATTAGTGCTCTCCGAAGCATTCAAACGGTTTGAAAACGGACTGGTAGAAAAAAAGAAACCCCTTACACAAGGAGTGCAAAATACCATTTTCGGCGGATGCTGTGTTATCGGTGGCTCTATCCTGGCCGCCGCCGGACTGGATTGGATGGTGTTCACGCCGTTGCTGGTATTAGGATTCATACTGGCCTTAAAATCCTGA
- a CDS encoding PorP/SprF family type IX secretion system membrane protein, whose product MKRYLILSLLVISAVKLTLAQDPHFSQIQYNPLYLNPAFAGITEYGKANRLAGLYRDQWRTLPIPYSTTFASYDRLIKKWDKGWLIGGGLSFLYDRAGDGNLSIFNPTITMNFGKYFNKEKQLITLGVTAGISIKTLDMLGLQFDNQYNGATFEPTLPSGETFSNNSVSYPNFTLGLNFRTKIKEKSTLDIGASTSNLHRPAQNFLYYTTSRLPSRHTAYAKAKVAIKDNWNVQPGIFFQNQRKFNQLLINAIAEVRFGDKKDFGLGFGAGYRAIDNDAAIAYLSFLYKTLRIGAAYDFNVSGLRKASRSQGAFEIALNYEFGEVKSKRKKCDTVRITQVQIVTDTLIVHDTVEVKVEKPAEIIENPCDKIAKEINENLPAAVFFDNDVPLGKAKETATGENYKDLFETYMSKKDVFAKQTSEEEAEELFGKVQVSYAQLEKVFDLLEKYLKDDHKITLNLRGYTSPLADGEYNFNLSKRRIESVKNYLISRNNGALKSYIDSGKLKFELLPYGKLASPAGISDKLSDKKNSIYGKAASLERRVEIMHVGVE is encoded by the coding sequence ATGAAAAGGTATTTAATTTTAAGTCTTTTGGTGATATCAGCAGTTAAGCTTACTTTGGCTCAGGACCCGCATTTCAGTCAGATACAATACAATCCGTTATACCTGAACCCTGCTTTTGCGGGTATAACTGAATATGGAAAAGCCAACCGACTGGCAGGGCTATACAGAGATCAGTGGAGAACGCTTCCAATTCCTTACTCCACAACATTTGCTTCTTATGACCGTTTGATAAAAAAATGGGATAAGGGATGGTTGATTGGCGGTGGATTAAGCTTTCTGTACGACAGAGCGGGCGATGGTAACCTGAGTATCTTCAATCCTACTATTACCATGAACTTTGGAAAATATTTCAATAAAGAAAAACAATTGATTACACTGGGGGTAACGGCAGGTATCAGTATCAAGACGCTGGACATGTTAGGATTGCAGTTTGACAACCAGTATAACGGCGCAACCTTTGAACCAACGTTACCAAGCGGCGAAACATTTTCAAATAACAGCGTTTCCTATCCGAATTTCACCTTGGGTTTAAATTTCCGTACCAAGATAAAAGAAAAATCAACGTTAGATATTGGCGCATCCACTTCCAATTTACACAGGCCGGCACAAAACTTTTTGTATTACACCACCTCCAGACTTCCGTCCAGACATACCGCTTATGCAAAAGCGAAAGTGGCCATAAAAGATAACTGGAACGTACAACCGGGTATTTTCTTCCAGAACCAGCGAAAATTCAATCAGTTACTGATAAATGCAATCGCTGAAGTCCGTTTTGGCGATAAAAAAGATTTTGGGTTAGGGTTTGGTGCGGGTTATCGCGCTATAGATAACGATGCCGCCATCGCCTACCTTTCATTTTTATATAAAACATTGAGGATAGGTGCCGCATATGACTTCAATGTATCCGGCCTGCGCAAAGCAAGCCGTTCTCAGGGTGCATTTGAAATCGCCCTGAACTATGAATTTGGTGAAGTAAAAAGCAAACGCAAAAAATGCGATACTGTCCGTATAACACAGGTTCAGATTGTTACCGATACGCTGATTGTCCATGACACAGTCGAAGTGAAAGTGGAGAAACCTGCTGAAATCATTGAAAATCCATGCGACAAGATTGCAAAAGAAATCAATGAGAATTTGCCTGCAGCAGTATTCTTTGACAATGATGTCCCTCTTGGAAAAGCGAAAGAAACAGCTACCGGCGAAAATTACAAAGACCTGTTCGAAACTTACATGAGCAAGAAAGATGTCTTTGCCAAACAAACATCTGAAGAAGAAGCGGAGGAATTATTCGGCAAAGTTCAGGTATCTTACGCACAACTCGAAAAGGTGTTTGACCTGTTGGAAAAATACCTGAAAGACGATCATAAGATAACGCTGAACCTGAGAGGTTATACATCTCCACTGGCAGATGGCGAATACAACTTCAATTTATCTAAACGCAGGATTGAAAGCGTGAAAAATTACCTGATTTCACGAAATAACGGTGCATTGAAATCGTACATTGATTCCGGCAAACTGAAATTCGAATTATTGCCTTACGGCAAATTGGCATCACCTGCCGGCATCAGCGATAAACTCAGTGACAAGAAGAACTCCATTTACGGCAAAGCCGCATCATTGGAAAGACGCGTGGAAATCATGCACGTGGGAGTTGAATAA